The following are from one region of the Stanieria cyanosphaera PCC 7437 genome:
- the pdxH gene encoding pyridoxamine 5'-phosphate oxidase codes for MDLSVADLRQNYTLAELNQSNVEPNAIAQFAIWFEQAVEAQLLEPNAMTLATATPDGKPSARIVLLKGFDHRGFVFYTNYYSHKGRELTANNWAALVFWWGELERQVRIEGRVEKVSAEESDAYFQSRPINSQLGAWASDQSQVIPTRQVLDRKLNDLAQQYQEKPIPRPPHWGGFRVSPEIIEFWQGRPNRLHDRLKYTLQPEGNWKIERLSP; via the coding sequence ATGGATTTATCTGTTGCTGATTTACGTCAAAATTATACTCTTGCCGAGCTAAATCAAAGTAATGTCGAGCCAAATGCGATCGCTCAATTTGCAATTTGGTTTGAACAAGCAGTAGAAGCACAGCTACTCGAACCTAATGCCATGACTTTGGCTACAGCTACTCCTGACGGAAAACCTTCGGCACGGATTGTTTTACTTAAAGGTTTTGATCACAGGGGTTTTGTTTTTTATACCAATTATTACAGTCACAAAGGTAGAGAATTAACGGCAAATAATTGGGCTGCTTTGGTGTTTTGGTGGGGTGAATTAGAACGACAAGTAAGAATTGAAGGTAGGGTAGAAAAGGTAAGTGCTGAAGAATCTGATGCTTATTTTCAAAGTCGTCCGATTAATTCCCAACTGGGTGCTTGGGCTTCGGATCAAAGTCAAGTAATTCCAACTCGTCAAGTCCTCGATCGCAAACTAAACGATTTGGCTCAACAATATCAAGAAAAGCCTATTCCTCGTCCTCCTCATTGGGGTGGGTTTCGGGTGTCACCAGAAATAATTGAATTTTGGCAAGGTCGTCCTAATCGCCTCCATGACCGTTTAAAATACACTCTTCAACCAGAAGGAAATTGGAAGATAGAAAGATTATCACCCTAG
- a CDS encoding pentapeptide repeat-containing protein, which yields MIEPPNSNSQTDTNVSDESTNGNQTDSQSSSSLEHQTISTSRHFIINPNKKTIAQQLNLSQSQLIALALVVMGIGLFLKLSWLGIIGSISALLFSLGAVISGAYDLWLKLLTPQERKNLLAFLGFSLAIAGLLNYLGVYNNISDWLANFKYDEFGSWAEWIGALGQISIAILAVYVAWAQYVISRDLTIQQNRITQQQTIDAYFQGISDLALSEEGLLEDWPQERAIAEGRTAAIMSSVDASGKAKILRFLSQARLLTPLKRDSLLGRAILDGSGSYAEDRPYGVRVIDLGVILAGANLAFQDLRWTDLSEANMVRTNLTRCDLVKANLSRTILYDANLSGADLKGTRLFYGSAETASPRSRTEVPNYETGEYTGAVIERVNFTEVRRLSEEQRYYICAWGGEKTRMTIPGGCEGIPNLLGR from the coding sequence ATGATTGAACCGCCCAATTCTAATTCTCAGACTGATACTAATGTTAGTGATGAATCAACCAATGGAAATCAAACAGATTCTCAGTCTTCCTCTTCATTGGAGCATCAAACAATTTCTACCTCAAGACACTTTATTATTAATCCGAATAAAAAGACTATTGCTCAACAATTGAATTTATCTCAGTCTCAATTAATTGCGCTCGCTTTAGTTGTGATGGGGATAGGATTATTTTTAAAGCTCTCTTGGTTGGGAATAATTGGCTCTATCAGTGCGTTGTTATTTTCTTTGGGTGCGGTTATTAGTGGTGCCTACGATCTGTGGTTAAAATTATTAACTCCTCAAGAAAGAAAGAATCTGTTGGCTTTTCTTGGTTTTAGTCTAGCGATCGCAGGATTGTTAAATTATTTGGGTGTTTACAATAATATTAGTGATTGGCTAGCTAACTTTAAATACGATGAATTTGGTTCTTGGGCAGAATGGATTGGTGCTTTGGGACAAATTTCAATTGCCATTCTTGCTGTATATGTTGCCTGGGCGCAGTACGTTATTTCTAGAGATTTAACTATTCAACAAAACCGCATTACTCAACAACAAACCATCGATGCGTATTTTCAAGGTATTTCCGATTTAGCTTTAAGCGAAGAAGGTTTACTCGAAGATTGGCCTCAAGAAAGAGCGATCGCTGAAGGTCGTACCGCAGCAATTATGTCTAGTGTAGATGCTTCTGGTAAGGCTAAAATATTACGTTTTTTATCTCAAGCTCGTTTATTAACTCCTCTCAAACGCGATAGTCTTCTAGGTAGAGCGATTCTCGATGGTAGTGGTAGTTATGCGGAGGATCGTCCCTATGGAGTCCGAGTAATTGATTTGGGAGTAATCTTAGCAGGAGCTAACTTAGCTTTTCAAGATTTACGTTGGACAGATCTCAGCGAAGCTAACATGGTTAGAACCAATTTAACTCGTTGTGATTTAGTTAAAGCCAATTTGTCGCGAACTATTTTATATGATGCCAATCTTAGCGGTGCTGATTTAAAAGGTACTCGTTTGTTTTATGGTTCGGCAGAAACTGCTAGCCCTCGTAGTCGTACTGAAGTTCCTAACTATGAAACTGGTGAATATACGGGCGCAGTGATCGAAAGAGTTAATTTTACCGAAGTGAGAAGACTTAGTGAAGAACAACGTTATTATATTTGTGCTTGGGGAGGAGAAAAAACTAGAATGACAATTCCTGGTGGCTGTGAAGGAATCCCCAACTTGTTAGGAAGATAG
- a CDS encoding GTP-binding protein, translating into MTKTSSAQETHLNQARASLQQAISWYTSFRRHWNYPPNPELQAAVRKDLQSLKGALDRLDQTVIRISTFGLVSCGKSSVINALLGQEILETGPIHGVTTWPKSLRWTPPSGKVQVEFIDTPGLDEIEGEQRTQMAQEVAQRSDLILFVVAGDITRTEYKALCQLRRSQKPLILVFNKVDLYPQTDREEIYQQLQQQNAVNRGESIEHLISTDEIVMVAAKPQPIQVRIEAADGSVTTQWETPPPQIDELKETILRILNREGRSLLALNALVQARDAQLNIAKKTVEIRQEEAEAIIWQYAKYKALVVAVNPIVLLDIFGGFVADLALIRALARLYGLPITSYEASNIWRRIIASSGALLLGEIGSNLILGIGKSGFALTSAFESPGAFAAFATTASLQGAIAGYGSYAIGKIAQVYLQQGCTWGALGASTLIADILAQVDSKTIIYRLRQELLM; encoded by the coding sequence ATGACTAAAACTTCTTCCGCTCAAGAAACCCATTTGAATCAAGCCCGTGCTAGCTTACAACAAGCTATTTCTTGGTATACTAGCTTTCGCCGTCATTGGAATTATCCCCCCAATCCAGAATTACAAGCAGCCGTTAGAAAAGATTTACAGTCTTTAAAAGGAGCATTGGATAGATTAGACCAAACGGTAATTCGGATTTCAACTTTTGGTTTGGTAAGTTGTGGCAAGTCTTCAGTTATTAATGCGTTGTTAGGACAAGAAATTCTGGAAACTGGGCCAATTCACGGTGTAACTACTTGGCCTAAATCGCTACGTTGGACTCCTCCTAGTGGGAAAGTACAGGTTGAGTTTATTGATACTCCTGGTTTGGATGAAATTGAAGGGGAACAACGCACTCAAATGGCTCAGGAGGTAGCCCAAAGATCTGATTTAATTTTATTTGTGGTAGCTGGTGATATAACCCGTACCGAATACAAGGCTTTATGTCAATTACGTCGTAGTCAAAAACCTTTAATTCTTGTCTTTAATAAAGTCGATCTGTATCCGCAAACCGACCGAGAAGAGATTTATCAACAACTACAACAACAAAATGCGGTTAATCGTGGAGAAAGTATAGAACATTTGATCTCAACTGACGAAATTGTGATGGTAGCAGCTAAACCCCAACCAATTCAAGTCAGAATTGAAGCAGCCGACGGTAGTGTTACTACTCAGTGGGAAACTCCGCCTCCTCAAATTGACGAATTAAAAGAAACAATTTTAAGGATACTCAATCGTGAAGGGCGATCGCTTTTGGCTTTAAATGCCTTAGTGCAAGCTCGTGATGCTCAGTTAAATATTGCTAAAAAAACAGTAGAAATTAGACAGGAAGAAGCAGAAGCAATTATTTGGCAATACGCTAAATATAAAGCGTTAGTGGTTGCAGTTAATCCTATTGTTTTATTGGATATTTTTGGGGGATTTGTAGCAGATTTAGCTTTAATTCGTGCTTTAGCGAGATTATATGGACTACCAATTACTAGTTATGAAGCTAGTAATATTTGGCGCAGAATTATTGCTAGTTCGGGAGCTTTATTATTAGGAGAAATCGGCAGTAATCTAATTTTAGGGATTGGAAAAAGTGGTTTTGCTCTTACTAGTGCCTTTGAAAGTCCTGGTGCTTTTGCTGCTTTTGCCACAACTGCTAGTTTACAAGGTGCGATCGCTGGTTATGGCTCTTATGCGATTGGTAAAATTGCTCAAGTATATCTACAGCAAGGCTGTACTTGGGGAGCTTTGGGTGCTTCAACTTTAATCGCTGATATTCTTGCTCAAGTAGACTCAAAAACAATTATCTATCGATTGCGACAGGAATTATTAATGTAA
- a CDS encoding DUF2949 domain-containing protein, translating to MTPAIYNKFIKFLKEELALSSDSIQTVQKTAQQNLGPLPMILWQYGLVTLEELDRIYDWLETDYII from the coding sequence ATGACACCTGCCATATACAACAAATTTATTAAATTTCTCAAAGAAGAATTAGCTTTATCTTCTGACTCGATTCAAACTGTCCAGAAAACCGCCCAACAAAACCTTGGGCCGTTACCAATGATTTTGTGGCAGTATGGTTTGGTAACTCTTGAAGAATTAGACCGTATATACGATTGGTTAGAAACAGACTACATAATCTAA